In Thermanaeromonas sp. C210, the following proteins share a genomic window:
- the phoU gene encoding phosphate signaling complex protein PhoU, whose product MEKPLSAYDRAILQLEQDIMRMGEHVRSSVAQAMEALVKQDVALARQVIEGDVLTDDWNYSVEEKALELISLQQPLDRDLRALATVMRVGRELERVGDYAENIAETAIRLADKGPYFKPLVDIPRMAELAQAMLHRSLEAFVARSTSTAREVIPADDEVDRLFESLYEELIEYMKKGPQFVDQASYLSLVARYLERIADHAVNIAEMVIFRETGIRRPGRILEAETRDAHDRRRS is encoded by the coding sequence GTGGAGAAACCCTTGAGCGCCTACGATCGAGCCATTCTCCAGTTGGAGCAGGATATTATGCGCATGGGGGAGCACGTCCGCTCCAGCGTGGCCCAGGCTATGGAAGCCCTCGTAAAGCAGGATGTGGCCCTGGCCCGGCAGGTCATCGAAGGGGATGTACTTACCGACGACTGGAACTATTCCGTGGAAGAGAAGGCCCTGGAGCTCATTTCTCTGCAACAGCCCCTGGATAGGGATTTGCGCGCCCTGGCCACGGTTATGCGGGTGGGCCGTGAGCTGGAACGGGTGGGGGATTACGCGGAAAATATTGCGGAAACGGCCATCCGGCTGGCAGACAAAGGCCCCTACTTTAAACCCCTGGTGGATATACCGCGCATGGCCGAGTTGGCCCAGGCTATGCTGCACCGGAGCCTAGAGGCCTTCGTGGCCCGGTCTACCTCTACGGCTCGGGAAGTGATTCCTGCTGACGATGAGGTGGACCGCCTTTTTGAGAGCCTGTACGAGGAACTCATAGAGTATATGAAAAAAGGACCCCAATTCGTAGATCAGGCCAGCTACCTTTCCCTGGTCGCGCGCTACCTGGAGCGGATCGCCGACCACGCCGTCAACATCGCCGAAATGGTTATCTTCCGGGAAACGGGCATTCGACGCCCGGGCAGGATTCTCGAGGCCGAAACCCGTGATGCCCATGACCGTCGGAGGTCGTAA